A segment of the Amblyomma americanum isolate KBUSLIRL-KWMA chromosome 6, ASM5285725v1, whole genome shotgun sequence genome:
CCACGCGTACATCCAGTCGCAGGCTCAAAGCACGCGAGCACGTACACACTCTCACCTCCGAAGGTCAAGGCTGCAAAGGGCGCGCAGGCGAGCCATAAAGAAACAGGATAAGACGGGACACTATGAGAGAAGGGAGCGGAGGAGGGCTTCCACCGGTCGCGGCCGCTCGCCGCGAAAGGCTGACCCGGAAACCGTGCAATTATTCTTCCTCTCCCTCAACACACTCTGTCATACGCACGAAGGCAGGTATCAAGGCGAAACGACCCGTCGGCTCTCGATTATGCTACCGTCTTGCTGGCAACGCAGCCGCATGCGCCAGCGGCGGTATGCGGGAAGCAGCGTTTGCTTGTTTTTGTTGCGTCTGTTCCCGGCACTACAGATTCACTTGTGGTTTATCGTCGGATTTGATTCTGGATTTCGGAGGATGACTGAATAATTTTACTTCAGGCCTTGAATACCCACGGCACAATGCCTGCACAGTACTCAAACTTGCAGGCGCTGGTTACACTTTGGCACGCTTCGTTACCGATCGCTATATCTCAAGCTAGTTTGCGATTAAACTCGGCTGAATTTGTGATAAAGAACCTGGCGGCAAATGGAAAATATACGCTGACCCAGACTTCGAGGAACGACTGAATAACTTTACTGCAGGCCTTGAGGGCCCAGCGCAAGACCTGCACGCTACGGAAACTTGCAGACGCCATTTACACGTCAGGACGACTCGTTGCAACCTCTTGACCTGTCTACAGCTTGCGGTTAAACTCGGCTGATTTGTCGATGCAGAACCTGGCTCAAATGGAAGCTAGGCTGCAAGTTTGGCCATTCGTACAGGCAATACCTAAGCCTTTCTATGAAGGCAGATGATCTTCGAGGTACACTGTACTGCGGTAGATGAGCTGTTCTGGATTGCGAACTGTTCCCTGTAAAGCACGTGCCATCAAACATAATCGGGAAATCGAGCATGCAGTACGTTTGCAGGGGGGCATGTTCGTCTGTATTGGCGAGTTTCACGTCCTTGAGGGGGCGTTTCGAGTGATCCACAAAGGCGGCATTACGGAGCAGTGGTCCCGGGGATAAACTCGCGCTTGTTTGTCCATTGTGGAAACCTCGTGCGAGGTGAACAATTTCCGTTGTCTATGGTGCGAAGACATAAATAAGGGAcaaggaaaaaaatttaaaaattcgcGGTACAGCGTTCGAAAACACTCGGCCTGGAAATGGAGTGGTAGGTGGTCGATGCACACTTTGAACCGTGTTTAAAATCTATGACATCGAAGATGAAGACTTGTAAAGCGGGTGAACAACAATGCAGCCATACTTGAACGATCCATTTATCAGCCTCTCCGCTAAAGAAACAGGCTTTTTTTTGTTGATCATCGGACTAAATCTGTGAGTTAATGTTTCCCGCCCCAAAATGGCTGGCACGTGCCGTGTAATTGTTCTGTGTTGTTTTTTTATCTGGATATCTATATATAAAGCCTAAAAAAACCACGTCAGTTGTGGTTAGCGCTATGTCTTGTGGTTTTCTCTTGTCTTTGTCTCAAAGTAAGCGCCGGTGTTTTTTCAAGGCGAATGGCAAAATCAGGATATCAGGTAGACAAGACCCAGCGACTTTACAAAAGGTTACAAAAGGTAAGTTTGTAAAGAACGCTCAGAGGTATTAACGTTAGCACATTCAACAATcgaagcaggcaggcgattcCATTGTTCGATTGTGCATGGGAAAAAAGATTTTTGGAACTGCTTAGTCCTGGCATTGTATGGCCTTATAACTTTTGTGTGGTTCAGCCTTGATGATCTTTGTGGTGCAGAGAGTAAATACGAATCACGTGGCAATCCTGTTTTGTTATGATATAATAAGTGCAAAAAATTTAACCTGGCAATATGTCTGCGCATCTCGAGCGGCTCTAACTTACGCTGCCTCAGCATATTAGTAACGGAAGAACGTTTACGGTAATCGGATGAGATTGTTATAGTGATTGTTGTAGGGGAATCATACGATATATGAAAGGAATTGCATTCATAAGTTATTTTCCTTTGAAAAGAtgcgtttgtccagaatttttgggtatggtGGCGGCAATTCAACCACATTGTTTCCAACTaatacctagagggaaagctggagTCACCGCCCGTGCGAGTTTCTTAAAAGGGGCACTTTATTCATCGTGGAGATGCCAAGGATACGAGGTATCTTACTTCCCGTGGCAAGTGTTATACCTTAGATCATAACTATGACTGCAGAAACAtaaattttgcaaaaaaaaaataaaaatatggcaAATAAACGTTGTTTTACAATTAATATGTCCCGCAATAAAGTTGATTGCTGTAAATTGCAATAAATGAACAGAAAAGCAGACACGTATAAACGAGCGCCGATTTTGCCCTGCTGAAAAAGGGCTTGCCCTTCATGACGCCAGTTATATCTAACCGTTAACCGTCGGAACCAATCTCCCCTCCCCTAGCCACCGTACCTCCGCTCATGTAGTGATGATGAACGACGGTGCGCACGACGCGCTTTTCACGGGGCTTTACAGGGCGCTACGGCGCGCAccactctggcgccatctatgagcgagcGGCGGTTTTTCGTTCGCTCGGCCACGGCCGGTCTCTAGGGGAGCGCGCTAACCTCGCTCTCCTTCCCTCCACTTCCTCCGCACGCACTCGGCTACGCCTTCGacggcgacgcggctcaacccacgaaaGGGCGGCTAACAGCTGCGACCTAAAACATGAATTAAGATGCGGAACCCACTCCTAGTACAAGTAAGTGACGGCGGGGTTCATGCTGACGCATGCAGCCTCTCTCTTTAGCAAGGTTGTGTTTTAGGCCAGTTCGTGACCCATACCAAATATGTGCTTCGACATCACCCCAccacggtggcccagtggttagagcgctcggctactgatccggagttcccgggttcgaacccgactgcggcggcggcgtttttatggaggaaaaacgctaaggcgctcgtgtgctgtgcgatgtcagtgcacgttaaagatccccaggcagtcgaaattgttccagagcccttcactacggcacctcttcctgctttcactccctcctttatcccttcccttacggcgcggttcaggtgttcggcgatatgcaagacagatactgcgccatttcctttcccccaaaaccaatttaccaATTCTTCAAtaatcagtgcacgttaaagatccccaggtggtcaaaattattccggagccctccactacggcacctctttgttcttctcttctttcactccctcctttatcccttcccttacggcgtggtccaggtgtccaacgatatatgagacagatactgcgccatttcctttccacaaaaaaacaaatattctTCTTCAATACGAAAGAAAACTCATTTATAGcacgcatgaaaataaaaatgtaagGTAGGAaaagtttatggggtttaactagTCCCCAAGCagcttaggctatgagagacgccgtagtggagggatccggaaatttcgaccacctagggttcttcaacgtgcactgacattgcacagtacacgggcctctagcatttcgcctccattgaaatgcgaccgctgtggccgggatcgaacccgcctcgttcgggccagcagccgaataCCATAACCACGGATCCACCCCTGTGGCtctgaaaataaaaaacaacaactaaTGAATTAGATGTTTTTGTCGCGATGACAATTAAACACAGAAATTTTTCACCACAAAcgcaatagctaaaaagttaatttGTTCAGTTCATTTAATCATTCCTTTCAACTACCTACTCTGAGTTTAACTACACACAATAGTGAACAAAATGGTCGAAGTTGCCTCCTCATATCTTGCCTCAGTAtatttcgatgtcagtgcacgttcaagatccccaggtggccgaaattattccgcagccctccaccacggcacctctttcttcctttcttctcttaggccctcctttatcctttcccttacggcgcggttcaggtgtcagccgatatgtgagacagatactgcgtcgtttcctttcccccaaaaccaattttcatatttATAATCTTTGGCCATCGTTATCTGGGTAGACTGCGGTTTTCTAATTGTGTGTACAAAtggacatatattagtgtgggcagagaaaaagaaagaaaaataatgttgccgagCCCGCATCGCCAATGTACTCGAACAGTGAGGTCGTCGCTTTCCGAGCACGTGTCTTCTCTGAACAGTGAACCGTGCTTAGTGCTTTCAGTTTCTTCGTAAGCCGCGGTTGGAAGGCGTGCAATAAATGCCAGGCCGCAGTGAAGCAATTGCACTCGTCCGATTCTATTCAGTCCTTGTCACCCTGCACGTACCTTCTAAACACGAACACgcatatatgggagtaagaagaaGGAGTAAGCTTTCCTCTATCGCACTTCCTTTCATTAAAGAGTGTGCTCTATATATACAGAACAGCTTACccccttttactcctttctgtttagagtgtatgtcTGACAGACTGATTCCAGCGACAGCGAGGGAATGGAACTAGAAAAATGCAAAAGGAATAAGACTGAAATCAAAATCGAATGAAATCATTACATAACCCTGCCCCGAGTCTCCGTGGAAAACAAAGGATCATATATCGCACACGCATGCTGTATTAAGGCGCGCAGTTGCAGAGATTTTCATGCATAAAAGTCTTCGCGCTTGAAATGTGCCGTTAGTGATAAGTTATCAGCGATGTTTCATAACGGCGCCGTGTATTTACATAGGCGCTTGTTTTCGAGGAAAATAATCTAATTAGGTACACAAGCTTAGTGCCATATAAGAACTGTACTGTCaaggtgttgcaagcgttccaCCACAGCGTGGAAACGTCCTATTTCCATGCTTTCTCTGTATTGTTGGCCCCACAAAACGTAACCAATGGCGCTTAGTGCCCCTTCTCTCTCGTTAGCGTGCCGACAGAAATGCCCCTTCTCTCTCGTTAGCGTGCCGACAGAAATGCAACAGTCCACTTACGATATACACATATTTTTTAGTGCAAAATCCCTACAAGAACGTCTCAATATGCTGGCGAACCGCTCAAGCAACGGAGCGAACGGCGCTGTTCCGTACGCGCCGATCCTTCTCGGGACTAGTTCTTGGCGCCGTCGCAGCGTGGCGTCAATGTCGTGAAACTCTCCAATGTGTCGCAGTATCAAGCTTGCGTACGAACACaatatttctttcctttcttctgatcTCCAGGGGACAGGCTGCTAGGGAGGCATTTGGATCCCGTGAGGAGGGAACCACTTCCATCGACGGCGAAAGAAGACGTCGGAGTTAGCTcggctcaataaagttgtttctctctctctctcctttcttttGACTTTAGGAGTCACTGCTACAGCGGATAGATCGTAACGATGTTATATGTCGGAACCTTGAATGCGTTCCATTGTTTAACAAGGGCTCTCAGCGAACTAAAATAGCGCCAACAAGAGCTGTGATAAAAGGTCCCTTGTCCACCTGCGTATTAAGACGTCGACACGAACGTCCGGCTCTAAGCGTGTGAAGAAAGAAGCGCCTTGTGACTGCTCTGGCCACTTGTGTGACAGCATGGGAGTCACATGTTTTACAgactcctttttttttgcttttcgcggAAACGTTAACGTCTGCATAGCTCACTGAAAATGCAGTCGGACGAGTGTACAGTTACACAACGCTTGAAGCGCTAGACAGCTTCGGAGCGCCAGCCAATACTTGTTGCACGCATTGCCGGAGCGCGACGTAGCAGACGATCGCTCGAAAATAAGGCACGTATAGAGGAAGGTTGCCAGTTTCGACGTCGGACCGAAGAGACGCAAGAAAGCGTCTTATTTCTGCGCTGCTCACGTACTACCTTGAAAAGGAGCCGCGTCGCTTGCGCTTATCGGCCGGGTGGCGGAGGTGCGTTTGCGCTTGCTCGTCACGGTCAGATGTGCGGTCGCTCGTGGAGAAGCGAAGAACTAGCCGCGTATAGGCTGGCACCGACGGCGCGATTGGCACGGTTAGCGGCTACGAAGTTCCTGCGCTGCGTGCCAACAGATAAATGGCTCAATGGAAGAAAAACAAGCGGCACCCCGCTGAGGATTGAACGCGGCCCGCTTCTGCAGCGTATACCCTAACTCTGATGTAGCGAAGATGGCATTCATCAACCTACGAGGACGTCCATGGTTTCAACGTCGGAAACCGAAAACACCCCCTGCTGATAGCAGAACTGAATTTTTAATAAGCGGGTCGACAGACATGTATACACGTATGCAAGAGGAACCACCAACACTTTTACTTCAATTCGTGTACATTTACATCAATATTCGCGATCTTGCGAACAAGTGCCTCAAGTGAATGTGTTTCGTCACTCATGTCAGAGGCGGTTGTTCCAAGCACGAGGCGGTTAGTCGGATATCAACCGCATACTCAATTATTTTGCAAAACAAATgctcatgctgctgctgcggctgaaAATTCTGCCAGGTTTTCAGCTTAATCTCAAACTAATTGCGCATTCCCAATCGGGAATAGGGAGCATGTTTTCTTGCTCCGCGAGCCTGAACTCGGTTTCAGTGggcgatttggattcagatcctGGGTTACAATTGCGGATCAGATGCAAAGCACTTCGCAgtggatccccccccccccccccccccacttgccCCACGCAGCCAGGCTTGCGCACGTCTTTTCCAATTGTCTAATTTCGGCATGTTGACAACGCGGCGGATTCTGTGCTCTTTCACGGATTCAGAGTGATCCAATGAGTGATCGAAGGATCACTGATTTTATGCTTTATTCCAATGAGTGATCCTTATTCCAATATTATGCTTTATTCCAATGATTGATCTATTTATGCCTTAGTCCAATGAGTGATCCAAGGATCACTCATTGGAATGAGGCATAAATACTGCTGTGCCTCATTTGCTACAGTCTGGTTCAGTTGAGCCTGTTGCTCCAGTTCTGCTCCGTCTCCATAAATTGAGCCTCCGTTGCCAAGTCAATAATCGGGTTTGGCTTCACATCGACAGAAAAAATAACGGCGCTTAAGAGCCTCGGCTGAGGTTCTCGCAGAAAGCGCTACCCGTTTTATGCAGCCTACTAGTCTTAGTCTACACTCTGTGGATAAATTTATGGCGATaatacaaaatgaaaaaaattggcagtggcttagctcgactatgccaggatatccgtagcgaaacctaaggcatagcttggttagccttggttaatcttgattgcaagtccaggttagtctggttgtctggctagtgattgtcacgtgaccagtcacgaggttggtcacgtggtgcggtgcgaccaatGTGGTAATGCgagcacggtgggaatgcgagcacggcgaaattgCGAGtccgtggccaatgtagctttcgctacagaaCGTCGTTCCATAATGCCTCTGCGGTACATTTATCTTTCTAGCTTTGTTCACGAATTTTCAATCGTTATGTCTCCTGCGTTTTACGTTGGGCTGCATTGTCAGGTACTAGTAAGTTTGTGAATGTTTCTTTCTGTCTTGATGTCCTATTCACAGTAACATACATGACAAGCTATGCATGTTACTATGCTGCATGTTAGGAAATAATTAGAGCATAGCAGTCGACTCATGCGAGCAATAAGTGTGTATTTTTGTAACACACAAACTCGTAGCACAGTGCCAAAGTTCTTATTCTACTTAGAATTGTCACCAACCCACCTCTCTCAACTTCTCTGTCGGGTTCAACTGTGATGTCACTCCGTGGCTGCTCAGACTAGTTTTACATCCGCGAACACTGCTGAACATCGGCACTGATCGACTCGTATCAGAAAATACTAAGGCGGCACTTGAACCGACCGCCAATACGTGCTTCTTGCACACACTAGTGCCGCTCAAACATGAATGTGCTTCACTCGGCCTTCGGTACTCCATTTTGAGAATTTTGAGAAGATCTCCGACGAACCAGGTTTTTTTCTTGCGCCATTCCCTCAGCTGACGGCACCGGTGTGCTGGCCGTAGGCACGGCAGTAATAACGCACTTTTGCTTCTTGCGAAACCGCTTCGGAATGAGGTGTTCGTAGTCCTTGAATCCGAAGAACAAGTACACTCCCTGCAGCCCGATCAAAACAATGACGACAATGTCCATAGCAAGCACGTTGAAGAAGGCACTCACAAAACCCAGCAGCCAGGTCATGCCCATGATGAAGGCCAGTTTCACGTACAACCTCATGTGTGACTGGTTACCACCACCTTTGAACTCAAATATAGATGCACGCTTTGCTGTCCTGCGAATCTTCACGACTGTGTGGACGTACAGACCAACGTCCAGTGCAAGTAGAATCATCATAGGCATGAGGAAGAAGGCTAGCTGGCTCCAGAGGTTGCCTATCCAGCAGCCGAACAGGCCGTAGCGAGGCGACAACACAAAGTCAGGTGCACCCCAGTTAATGGCCGCGCTAGTCGCGACTATCACCATAGGAACGCCCCACGCGATTAAACTGTACAGAAGAAATCCGCCGCGCTTCGTCGAAGTAATCCGCACTGCTGCCACGTGCTTCCATATGTCGAAGGATAGGAGGCTCGTCCAGAAGAACGTGGATAGGAACCCGTAGTGAAGAATGATCGCGAACGCCACGCACACGGGAGTGTGCACATCGAAGCTGTTGGCGAGAAGGAACAGCAGGTGACTCCAGAACAACGTAGAGGACAAGCACAGCGTGCACCTGGTAGAAAACGAACGAGAACTCTTGTAGAACACGTACACGACGCCCTTTAGAAAGAGGCACACGAGGGATAAGCCAATGCAAATTATTGTGAGGTAGTTTTGCACACTGTACGCCACGTACCGCAGCGTCGTAGTGTTCGTAATGTTGATCATACCGTCATTCGCACCCGTCATCGAATGGTTAGAATAAAAATGCTCGGGTGCCTTTATGTAGCACTTGTCGCCGTGCCACGAGAAGCAAGACTTCTGGCTCACAACAGGTCTCATCAGGGAAACGAGATTGGGCCGGAACGAAGTTTGCACGTGAACACGAACCCACGTCTCTCGGATGGCTCGTTTCGGAATGCACTTCAATGAGGACAGTTCGGCACCGTTGCAGAGGCCGCAGTACACGTTCTTGTAGACAAGATCTGAATCGTTGTCTTTGTGTTTGACTGGCGCGAAGTACGTCATACACTTCCTAGTGAGTTCGGCATCCGCGCCTTCAGGGCAGCGATGGACGTCCACCAAGTGCGGGTCACAAGGCCTGAGAAAGGTGTCCACGTGCCTCGAGACGATTGGCGGAACGTCAACCTGAAACCCACTTTCGGGGGTCCCCGAGGAATTCCAGAACGTTGCGGTGTTGTCCAGGTCGTAGTTACACAGAGCGCAGAAGGCGTTGAAGTACGTAACCATCTTTCTAGTAGTCACCGGTATAAAGTAAAATGCTTCCTTCGAGTATGTCGCATTTTCACACGAATCGCGGACGCCGTCATCCGGCCACTTGGGGTCGCACACAGAAATGACGTAAAAGTTCCTTCCAAAGTGGTGGTCAACGTTTCGTGCCACGCAGGTCGCTGGTGATCTCGATGACAGGGAAGGCCCGGCGTCCCAGCAGCAGTCTCCGTAGTATTCACAGTTCTTCGCGCAAGAACAAGTGACGGCGAAGATCTGTTCGTCGCAAATAACTGG
Coding sequences within it:
- the LOC144136698 gene encoding uncharacterized protein LOC144136698, which codes for MKEFSSLIAITIAFIACALCSEWECNVTLPWSVAHSDHPVIPHDIIQDLLRCPHELHGCSPAPVICDEQIFAVTCSCAKNCEYYGDCCWDAGPSLSSRSPATCVARNVDHHFGRNFYVISVCDPKWPDDGVRDSCENATYSKEAFYFIPVTTRKMVTYFNAFCALCNYDLDNTATFWNSSGTPESGFQVDVPPIVSRHVDTFLRPCDPHLVDVHRCPEGADAELTRKCMTYFAPVKHKDNDSDLVYKNVYCGLCNGAELSSLKCIPKRAIRETWVRVHVQTSFRPNLVSLMRPVVSQKSCFSWHGDKCYIKAPEHFYSNHSMTGANDGMINITNTTTLRYVAYSVQNYLTIICIGLSLVCLFLKGVVYVFYKSSRSFSTRCTLCLSSTLFWSHLLFLLANSFDVHTPVCVAFAIILHYGFLSTFFWTSLLSFDIWKHVAAVRITSTKRGGFLLYSLIAWGVPMVIVATSAAINWGAPDFVLSPRYGLFGCWIGNLWSQLAFFLMPMMILLALDVGLYVHTVVKIRRTAKRASIFEFKGGGNQSHMRLYVKLAFIMGMTWLLGFVSAFFNVLAMDIVVIVLIGLQGVYLFFGFKDYEHLIPKRFRKKQKCVITAVPTASTPVPSAEGMAQEKNLVRRRSSQNSQNGVPKAE